One window of the Paracoccus zhejiangensis genome contains the following:
- a CDS encoding energy-coupling factor ABC transporter permease, translating into MHIEPGIVDGAKIVLSYATAAGAAATGLFMLGQSTRQSGLASVALRSVIATVATFGFFQVLPHYPVGVSEVHLILGSTLFLILGAGPAALGLAMGLLLQGLFFAPFDLPQYGMNVTTLLVPLFAVAVLAQRIIPAGTAYVDLRYADVLKLSFAYQGGVVAWVAFWAFYGQGASALAGIGMFGAAYITVVLIEPLVDLAILAGAKALAGRMPASLVTPRLLASA; encoded by the coding sequence CCTCAGCTATGCCACCGCAGCCGGCGCCGCGGCGACCGGGCTGTTCATGCTGGGGCAGTCGACCCGGCAGAGCGGCCTCGCTTCGGTGGCGCTGCGCAGCGTGATCGCCACGGTCGCCACCTTCGGCTTCTTCCAGGTGCTGCCGCATTACCCGGTGGGGGTCAGCGAGGTGCACCTGATTCTCGGCTCGACCCTGTTCCTGATCCTCGGCGCCGGTCCGGCTGCACTGGGTCTGGCCATGGGCCTCTTGCTGCAGGGCCTATTCTTTGCACCCTTCGACCTGCCGCAATACGGCATGAACGTCACCACGCTCCTGGTCCCGCTCTTCGCCGTCGCCGTTCTCGCGCAGCGGATCATCCCGGCGGGCACGGCCTATGTCGATCTGCGCTATGCCGATGTGCTGAAACTCTCCTTCGCCTACCAGGGCGGCGTGGTGGCCTGGGTCGCCTTCTGGGCCTTCTACGGTCAGGGTGCCTCGGCGCTGGCCGGGATAGGGATGTTCGGCGCGGCCTATATCACCGTCGTGCTGATCGAGCCGCTGGTCGATCTGGCGATCCTCGCCGGTGCCAAGGCGCTGGCCGGGCGGATGCCCGCCTCGCTGGTCACGCCGCGGCTGCTTGCTTCGGCCTGA
- the cobF gene encoding precorrin-6A synthase (deacetylating): MIELILIGIGTGNPDHLTAEAAKAMNASDLILVPLKGEDKSDLAGLRLAICREALTDPATRVETFDLPVRDPATPDYLARVQDWHDAIAAIWEDRIRAHLDAGGGPRVALLVWGDPSLYDSTLRIAERVGRRLPLTLRVIPGITAIQALCAAHAIPLNDLGAPVTITTGRQLRAGGWPEGASTIVVMLDAGGAFEALDPAGLTIWWGAYVGMAEQLLIAGPLSEVAPQIIATRSEARARHGWIMDIYLIRRG, translated from the coding sequence ATGATCGAGCTTATTCTCATCGGCATCGGCACCGGCAATCCCGACCACCTGACTGCCGAGGCGGCGAAGGCGATGAACGCCTCCGACCTGATCCTTGTGCCCTTGAAGGGCGAGGACAAGTCCGATCTGGCCGGTCTCAGGCTGGCGATCTGCCGCGAGGCGCTGACCGATCCGGCAACGCGGGTCGAGACCTTTGACCTGCCCGTCCGCGATCCGGCGACGCCCGACTATCTCGCGCGGGTGCAGGACTGGCATGACGCCATTGCCGCCATCTGGGAGGATCGCATCCGCGCCCATCTTGACGCCGGCGGCGGGCCGCGCGTTGCCCTGCTGGTCTGGGGCGATCCCTCGCTTTACGACAGCACCCTGCGCATTGCCGAGCGGGTGGGCCGCCGCCTGCCGCTGACCTTGCGCGTCATCCCCGGCATCACCGCCATTCAGGCGCTTTGCGCCGCCCATGCCATCCCGCTGAACGATCTCGGCGCGCCCGTCACCATCACCACCGGCCGGCAATTGCGCGCGGGTGGCTGGCCCGAGGGGGCATCGACCATCGTTGTCATGCTGGATGCCGGCGGGGCCTTCGAGGCCCTTGACCCGGCGGGCCTGACCATCTGGTGGGGCGCCTATGTCGGCATGGCCGAGCAACTGCTGATCGCCGGTCCGCTCTCTGAGGTTGCGCCACAGATCATCGCCACGCGGTCCGAGGCGCGGGCGCGGCATGGCTGGATCATGGACATCTACCTGATCCGGCGCGGCTGA
- a CDS encoding ExeM/NucH family extracellular endonuclease yields the protein MASNRAHKGNAAADRGGPSLILGNQRGNLLEGGAGKDMILGLGGDDTIRGGGGDDRILGGRGNDTAVYAGGVDDYAISRLGGIVRVEALSGNEGRDWLQSVEALYFEGDDYTLHLDGRNNAVLAGDDAVAAGEDGVTLIDTADLLANDREYDGDALTITGVSAAASGAVVTLEGGQISYDPGDRFDHLAEGETATDSFTYTVDDGKGGTDTATVTVTITGQNDAPTLTATTSVTVAENQTAVPAGLSATDPDSSDLTYAISGGADAALFQIDPETGELSFITAPDYENPGDAGGDNIYDVTVSVTDGAGASDSADISVTVEDVTETPPIVARINEIHYDNAGTDAGEFIEVRVNAGDDASGLSVELYNGSNGGVYGTLSIADATMTSDGTHDFYVWNLPANGLQNGAPDGMALVNGGEVVEFLSYEGEMTATGGAANGLTSTDIGVSEPSDTPLGQSLQRNEDGSWRAPETATAGASNDAAEPEFAARINEFHYDNAGTDTGEFVEVRVTAGGDASGLSVELYNGGNGSVYGTLSIANATMTSDGTHDFYVWDLPANGLQNGAPDGMALVNAGEVVEFLSYEGQMTAASGTAAGMTSTDIGVAETGGDAPGLSLQRDAEGNWSAPAEATKGAANAGDGGGETATPQLISFIQGSTDASTLIGQRVEVTAVVVHIAANGFYLQEEDADADLDALTSEGIFVFTGGGEAVALGDLVQLDGTVTEFGGLTELTAVSDVMIMSSGNELPTAATVELSPEGFNYESVEGMRVSVISGTDAPLTVIENFDFDRYGEIVVGAGVQYQPTQIHDAQTEAAEVAALAEANAQNRLIIDDGISTQNPDAFEYVPNTTPGDNGNGYLDAGDEFGAGGATLRLGTQFTGPIEGVMTEQFGDHALIPTGQLPIDEATNSGARQDAPDDVGGELQVASINVLNYFTTLSGGTGPDGTLDPRGATTEADLARQTEKLVSVMTGTGAEVFALQEIENGGFGEGSAIDALVDALNAEATATGSGAVYAFVDPTGTGGFVGEDAIMTGIVYDSAALTLVHTDFVEFDESTAATTYQLAKVLDDALPQSTYLGDFQRNRPSVAATFEDAEGNQFTVVSSHFKSKGDSGLLALSNAAQAYLDANGAAAGFTQADIDALRADANFDQGDGQGFWNGVRAEAAVQLADWLGTEYAGGGVSDYLLMGDMNAYAQEDPVQALREAGLVDLIDQFIGQDQAYSYVFDGQRGTLDQGLASASLSDNVTGATEWHVNADEPDLLGYSSQFKDPGFYNDGPFAASDHDPLIVGLTLDDPLVA from the coding sequence ATGGCCTCGAACCGCGCGCACAAGGGCAATGCAGCAGCTGACCGGGGAGGGCCGTCGCTGATCCTCGGCAACCAGCGGGGCAATCTGCTGGAGGGTGGCGCGGGCAAGGACATGATCCTTGGGCTGGGCGGCGATGACACCATCCGCGGCGGCGGCGGCGATGACCGCATCCTTGGCGGGCGTGGCAATGATACCGCCGTCTATGCCGGCGGGGTCGATGACTATGCGATCAGCCGACTTGGCGGCATTGTCCGGGTCGAGGCGCTGTCGGGCAACGAGGGCCGCGACTGGCTGCAATCGGTCGAGGCGCTCTATTTCGAGGGCGATGATTACACGCTGCATCTGGATGGCCGGAACAATGCCGTGCTGGCCGGGGATGATGCGGTGGCGGCGGGCGAGGACGGGGTTACCCTGATCGACACCGCCGATCTTCTGGCCAATGACCGCGAGTATGACGGTGACGCGCTGACCATTACCGGGGTTTCGGCTGCGGCCTCGGGTGCGGTGGTGACGCTGGAGGGCGGCCAGATCAGTTATGATCCGGGCGACCGCTTCGACCATCTGGCCGAGGGCGAGACGGCGACCGACAGCTTTACCTATACCGTCGATGACGGGAAGGGCGGCACCGATACGGCGACCGTGACTGTCACCATCACTGGCCAGAATGACGCGCCCACGCTGACCGCCACCACCAGCGTCACCGTGGCCGAGAACCAGACCGCCGTGCCCGCCGGCCTCTCGGCCACGGACCCAGACAGCAGCGACCTGACCTATGCAATCAGCGGCGGGGCCGATGCGGCGCTGTTCCAGATCGACCCCGAGACCGGCGAGTTGAGCTTCATCACCGCGCCGGATTACGAGAACCCCGGCGATGCGGGCGGCGACAATATCTATGACGTGACCGTCAGCGTCACCGATGGCGCGGGCGCCAGCGACAGCGCCGATATATCGGTGACGGTCGAGGACGTGACCGAGACGCCGCCGATCGTCGCCCGGATCAACGAAATTCACTATGACAATGCCGGCACCGATGCGGGGGAGTTCATCGAGGTCCGAGTCAACGCGGGCGATGATGCCTCGGGTCTGTCGGTCGAGCTCTATAACGGCAGCAATGGCGGGGTCTACGGCACGCTCTCCATCGCCGATGCGACGATGACCAGCGACGGCACGCATGATTTCTATGTCTGGAACCTGCCCGCGAACGGGTTGCAGAACGGCGCGCCGGACGGGATGGCGCTGGTGAATGGCGGCGAGGTGGTCGAATTCCTCAGCTACGAGGGCGAGATGACCGCAACCGGCGGCGCGGCGAATGGCCTGACCTCGACCGATATCGGCGTCTCCGAGCCGAGCGATACGCCCCTCGGCCAATCCTTGCAGCGGAACGAGGATGGCAGCTGGCGCGCGCCGGAAACCGCGACGGCAGGCGCCAGCAATGACGCCGCCGAGCCTGAATTCGCGGCGCGGATCAACGAATTTCACTATGACAATGCCGGCACCGATACCGGCGAGTTCGTCGAGGTAAGGGTGACGGCGGGCGGCGATGCCTCTGGCCTGTCGGTGGAACTCTATAACGGCGGCAATGGCTCGGTTTACGGCACGTTGTCGATTGCCAATGCCACGATGACAAGCGATGGCACCCATGATTTCTATGTCTGGGACCTGCCGGCCAACGGGTTGCAGAACGGTGCGCCGGACGGGATGGCGCTGGTGAATGCTGGCGAGGTGGTGGAATTCCTCAGCTACGAGGGCCAGATGACCGCCGCAAGCGGCACGGCGGCAGGCATGACCTCGACCGATATCGGCGTGGCGGAAACCGGTGGCGATGCGCCGGGCCTGTCGCTGCAGCGCGATGCGGAGGGGAACTGGTCTGCACCCGCCGAGGCGACCAAGGGCGCAGCCAATGCGGGCGATGGCGGCGGCGAGACCGCGACGCCGCAGCTGATTTCCTTCATCCAGGGGTCAACCGATGCCTCGACGCTGATCGGCCAGCGGGTCGAGGTGACGGCGGTGGTCGTCCATATCGCGGCGAACGGCTTCTACCTGCAGGAGGAAGACGCCGATGCCGATCTCGACGCGCTGACCTCGGAAGGGATTTTTGTTTTCACCGGCGGCGGCGAGGCGGTGGCGCTTGGCGATCTGGTGCAGCTTGACGGCACCGTCACCGAATTCGGCGGGCTGACCGAGCTGACCGCCGTGTCGGACGTCATGATCATGTCCAGCGGCAACGAGCTGCCGACGGCGGCGACCGTCGAACTCTCGCCCGAGGGCTTCAACTATGAATCGGTCGAGGGGATGCGGGTCTCGGTCATCAGCGGCACCGACGCGCCGCTGACGGTGATCGAGAATTTCGATTTCGACCGCTATGGCGAGATCGTCGTGGGTGCTGGCGTGCAATACCAGCCGACGCAGATCCATGATGCGCAGACCGAGGCCGCCGAGGTCGCGGCGCTGGCCGAGGCCAATGCCCAGAACCGGCTGATCATCGATGACGGCATCAGCACGCAGAACCCCGACGCGTTTGAGTATGTCCCGAACACCACGCCGGGCGACAATGGCAATGGTTATCTCGATGCTGGCGATGAGTTCGGCGCTGGCGGCGCGACGCTGCGGCTTGGCACCCAGTTCACCGGGCCGATCGAGGGCGTGATGACCGAGCAGTTCGGAGATCACGCGCTGATCCCGACCGGGCAATTGCCGATCGACGAGGCCACCAATTCCGGCGCGCGACAGGACGCCCCCGACGATGTGGGCGGCGAGCTGCAGGTGGCTTCGATCAACGTGTTGAACTATTTCACCACGCTCTCGGGCGGCACCGGGCCGGATGGCACCCTGGACCCGCGCGGGGCCACGACCGAGGCCGATCTGGCCCGGCAGACCGAGAAACTGGTCTCGGTCATGACCGGCACCGGGGCCGAGGTCTTTGCCCTGCAGGAGATCGAGAATGGCGGCTTTGGCGAGGGCTCGGCCATCGACGCGCTGGTCGATGCGCTGAATGCCGAGGCCACGGCCACCGGCTCGGGCGCGGTCTATGCCTTTGTCGATCCGACCGGGACCGGCGGCTTTGTCGGCGAGGACGCGATCATGACCGGCATCGTCTATGACAGCGCCGCGCTGACGCTGGTTCATACCGATTTCGTCGAGTTCGACGAAAGCACCGCCGCGACCACCTACCAGCTGGCCAAGGTGCTGGATGACGCCTTGCCGCAATCGACCTATCTGGGCGATTTCCAGCGCAACCGCCCCTCGGTCGCGGCGACCTTCGAGGATGCGGAGGGGAACCAGTTCACCGTGGTCTCTTCGCATTTCAAGTCCAAGGGTGACAGCGGGCTGCTGGCCTTGTCCAATGCCGCGCAGGCCTATCTGGATGCCAATGGCGCGGCGGCGGGCTTTACCCAAGCGGATATCGACGCGCTGCGGGCGGATGCGAATTTCGATCAGGGCGACGGTCAGGGCTTCTGGAACGGCGTCCGGGCCGAGGCGGCGGTGCAGCTGGCCGACTGGCTGGGCACGGAATATGCCGGCGGCGGGGTCAGTGACTATCTGTTGATGGGCGACATGAACGCCTATGCGCAGGAGGACCCGGTTCAGGCGCTGCGCGAGGCCGGGCTGGTCGATCTGATCGACCAGTTCATCGGGCAGGATCAGGCTTACAGCTATGTCTTCGACGGCCAGCGCGGCACGCTGGACCAGGGGCTGGCCTCGGCCAGTCTGTCCGATAATGTCACCGGGGCGACCGAATGGCATGTGAATGCCGATGAGCCGGACCTCTTGGGCTACAGCTCGCAGTTCAAGGATCCGGGCTTCTACAATGACGGGCCGTTTGCCGCCTCGGACCACGATCCGCTGATCGTCGGGCTCACGCTTGACGATCCGCTGGTGGCGTAA
- a CDS encoding ABC transporter permease, producing MKAQRMLTPLAVGLGLLAGWQALVLLTGLPPFLLPGPGAVASAIASHREVLAQGALTSLTEILAGFALGAGTGAILAVLMASFPRLAAALRPVLLLSQVIPIFALAPILTLWLGFGMAPKITVVALICFFPVASAFLDGLMRSSPACLDLARTMGASRWREMAHIRIPMALPMLGSGLTLAAVYAPIGAVIGEWVGGSEGLGAVMILANGRMRTDLAFAALALVTLIALGFHALVSRLVSRGFARFG from the coding sequence ATGAAGGCGCAACGGATGCTGACGCCCTTGGCCGTCGGGCTGGGTCTGCTGGCAGGCTGGCAGGCGCTGGTCCTTCTCACTGGCCTGCCGCCCTTCCTCCTGCCCGGACCGGGGGCGGTCGCGTCGGCCATCGCTAGCCACCGAGAGGTGCTGGCGCAGGGCGCGCTGACCAGCCTGACCGAGATCCTCGCGGGCTTCGCGCTCGGGGCTGGCACCGGCGCGATCCTCGCCGTGCTGATGGCCAGCTTTCCCCGGCTCGCCGCCGCGCTGCGCCCGGTGCTGCTCTTGTCGCAGGTGATCCCGATCTTCGCGCTGGCGCCGATCCTGACGCTGTGGCTGGGGTTCGGCATGGCGCCCAAGATCACCGTGGTGGCGCTGATCTGCTTTTTCCCGGTGGCCTCGGCCTTCCTCGACGGGCTGATGCGCAGCTCGCCGGCCTGTCTCGATCTGGCGCGGACCATGGGAGCGAGCCGCTGGCGCGAGATGGCCCATATCCGCATCCCCATGGCCCTGCCGATGCTGGGCAGCGGCCTGACACTCGCGGCGGTCTATGCCCCCATCGGCGCGGTCATCGGCGAATGGGTCGGCGGGTCCGAGGGCTTGGGCGCGGTGATGATCCTTGCCAATGGCCGGATGCGCACCGATCTGGCCTTCGCCGCGCTGGCCCTCGTCACGCTGATCGCGCTTGGCTTTCACGCCTTGGTCAGCCGTCTGGTGAGCCGGGGGTTCGCGCGCTTCGGCTAA
- a CDS encoding ABC transporter ATP-binding protein, protein MSAPVILSGQVIMSGRALFPPIRLRLEPGQWTALLGDSGVGKSTLLRLIAGLPIGGSFKGRVQFRQPVALMAQDPGLLGWLTVRQNAALGARLRGHAADFTRLDAILDRAGLAAHAAKRPAELSGGQRQRVALARTLMEDRPLVLLDEPFSALDVRLRLEMQDLAAELLRGRTVLMVTHDPAEAARLADRIHVLTEAGLSAVETPALPIPRAPSHPELLRCQGALMSRLIAGTAA, encoded by the coding sequence ATGAGCGCACCGGTGATCCTCTCGGGGCAGGTCATCATGTCGGGCCGGGCACTGTTTCCGCCGATCCGGCTGCGGCTGGAACCGGGGCAATGGACGGCGCTTCTGGGCGATTCCGGGGTGGGCAAATCGACGCTTCTGCGGCTGATCGCCGGCCTGCCGATCGGCGGCAGCTTCAAGGGCCGGGTGCAGTTCCGCCAGCCAGTGGCGCTGATGGCGCAGGATCCCGGCCTGCTCGGCTGGCTGACCGTGCGCCAGAACGCGGCGCTTGGCGCAAGGCTGCGCGGCCATGCCGCCGATTTCACGCGGCTCGACGCCATTCTCGACCGCGCCGGGCTTGCGGCCCATGCCGCGAAGCGACCGGCGGAACTCTCGGGCGGGCAGCGGCAGCGGGTGGCGCTGGCGCGGACGCTGATGGAGGATCGCCCGCTGGTGCTGCTGGACGAACCCTTCTCGGCGCTGGATGTGCGGCTGCGGCTCGAGATGCAGGACCTCGCGGCCGAGCTGCTGCGCGGCCGCACCGTGCTGATGGTCACCCATGACCCGGCCGAGGCCGCGCGTCTGGCCGACCGTATCCACGTGCTGACCGAGGCGGGCTTGAGCGCGGTGGAAACCCCTGCGCTTCCCATCCCGCGCGCGCCGTCACATCCCGAACTTCTGCGCTGTCAGGGCGCACTGATGTCGCGCCTGATCGCCGGGACCGCCGCATGA
- a CDS encoding TenA family protein, whose product MTAPDYGRSFALWRADCAPQWAAYTRHAFVEGLKDGSLPRAAFLTYLRQDYLFLIHFSRAWSLAVVKAGTLEEMQAAAATVQTLLQGEMALHVGICEATGISKADLLATEEAPENLAYTRYVLETGYSGDFLDLLAALAPCVLGYGEIGARLMIEAGDTPYRDWIETYGGADYQAMCHTRGAMIDKAVADRLGPAPEKLPRWQQLSHRFATATRLEVGFWGLGRA is encoded by the coding sequence ATGACCGCCCCGGATTACGGCCGCAGCTTCGCGCTGTGGCGGGCGGATTGCGCGCCGCAATGGGCTGCCTATACCCGCCATGCCTTCGTCGAGGGGTTGAAGGATGGCAGCCTGCCCCGCGCCGCCTTCCTCACCTATCTGCGGCAGGATTACCTGTTCCTGATCCACTTCTCGCGCGCCTGGTCGCTTGCGGTGGTCAAGGCGGGCACGCTGGAGGAGATGCAGGCGGCGGCGGCCACGGTGCAGACCCTGTTGCAGGGCGAGATGGCGCTGCATGTCGGCATCTGCGAGGCGACGGGGATCAGCAAGGCCGATCTGCTGGCGACCGAGGAGGCACCCGAAAACCTCGCCTATACCCGCTATGTGCTGGAAACCGGCTATTCCGGCGATTTCCTCGACCTGCTGGCGGCGCTCGCGCCATGTGTGCTGGGCTATGGCGAGATCGGCGCGCGGCTGATGATCGAGGCCGGCGATACCCCCTATCGCGACTGGATCGAGACCTATGGCGGCGCCGATTATCAGGCGATGTGCCATACGCGCGGCGCGATGATCGACAAGGCGGTGGCGGATCGGCTGGGGCCGGCGCCGGAAAAACTGCCGCGCTGGCAGCAGTTGTCCCATCGCTTTGCCACCGCCACCCGGCTCGAGGTCGGCTTCTGGGGGCTGGGCCGGGCATGA
- a CDS encoding ABC transporter substrate-binding protein, with the protein MTTTRLLAALAGLTLATPALAEDKMTLLLDWFINPDHAPIILAQEKGFFTDEGLAVEIVAPADPSEPPKLVAAGKADLAVSYQPQLHLQVHEGLPLLRVGTLVATPLNCLMVDADGPIQSLADLKGRKIGYSVSGVESATTAAMLQSAGLTADDVEMVNVNWSLTPSLMTGQVDAVIGAFRNFELTQMRLAGGNGRCFFPEEAGLPSYDELIFVANADSLDRDRITRFLAAIERGTEYMLNHPDEAFETFAASGPDLSDELNTQAWKDTLPRFAHSPAALDHGRYARFEAFLHEAGMIDATLPVSKLALDPGAEQ; encoded by the coding sequence ATGACCACCACCCGCCTTCTCGCCGCGCTGGCCGGCCTCACGCTCGCCACGCCGGCCTTGGCCGAGGACAAGATGACCCTGCTGCTCGACTGGTTCATCAATCCCGACCATGCCCCGATCATCCTCGCGCAGGAAAAGGGCTTCTTCACCGATGAGGGGCTGGCGGTCGAGATCGTCGCCCCCGCCGATCCCAGTGAGCCTCCGAAGCTGGTGGCGGCGGGCAAGGCCGATCTGGCGGTCAGCTATCAGCCGCAGCTGCATCTGCAGGTGCATGAGGGGCTGCCGCTGCTGCGCGTCGGCACGCTGGTTGCGACGCCGCTGAATTGCCTGATGGTCGATGCCGATGGGCCGATCCAGAGCCTCGCCGACCTGAAGGGCCGGAAGATCGGCTATTCAGTCTCGGGCGTCGAAAGCGCCACCACGGCGGCCATGTTGCAAAGTGCCGGGCTGACCGCTGACGATGTCGAGATGGTCAATGTGAACTGGTCGCTGACGCCCTCGCTGATGACCGGGCAGGTCGATGCCGTGATCGGCGCCTTCCGCAATTTCGAGCTGACCCAGATGCGGCTCGCGGGTGGTAATGGCCGCTGCTTCTTCCCCGAAGAGGCCGGGCTGCCCAGCTATGACGAGCTGATCTTCGTCGCCAATGCCGACAGCCTTGACCGCGACCGCATCACCCGCTTCCTCGCCGCCATCGAGCGCGGCACGGAATACATGCTGAACCATCCCGACGAGGCGTTTGAAACCTTCGCTGCCTCAGGCCCCGACCTTTCGGACGAGCTGAACACGCAGGCGTGGAAAGACACGCTGCCGCGTTTCGCCCATAGCCCGGCGGCGCTGGATCATGGCCGCTATGCGCGGTTCGAGGCGTTTCTGCACGAGGCCGGAATGATCGACGCGACCCTGCCGGTGTCGAAACTGGCGCTGGATCCGGGGGCCGAGCAATGA
- a CDS encoding HesA/MoeB/ThiF family protein, whose amino-acid sequence MNRYARQMILPEIGAEGQARIAAAHLLVVGAGGLGVPALQYLVGAGIGRITLIDPDRVEETNLHRQPIYGPSLGQPKAEAAAGFARALNPGVAVTPLVAWLTPENAPALVAGADLVLDCADSFAASYVLSDLCLALRKPLISASALGMSGYVGGFCGGAPSLRAVFPDLPDSLATCASAGVLGPVVGMLGAVQAQMALAVVLGLQPSPLGQMLRFEMKDFRTSSFRFDSAPEPEAAPHPFIAASALRPDDFLIELRDATEAPAPVARHARRQSVEDFGPAGPIPAPDQRAVFTCRSGLRAWRAADRLRAVWPGEIALLANPQSPSTGDPR is encoded by the coding sequence ATGAACCGCTATGCCCGCCAGATGATCCTGCCCGAAATCGGCGCCGAGGGTCAGGCGCGGATCGCTGCGGCGCATCTGCTGGTCGTCGGCGCGGGGGGTCTTGGGGTTCCCGCGCTGCAATACCTTGTGGGTGCCGGCATCGGACGGATCACGCTGATCGATCCCGACCGTGTCGAAGAGACGAACCTGCACCGCCAGCCGATCTATGGCCCTAGCCTCGGCCAGCCCAAGGCCGAGGCCGCCGCCGGTTTCGCCCGCGCGCTGAATCCCGGGGTGGCAGTCACCCCGCTGGTCGCTTGGCTGACGCCGGAAAACGCCCCGGCACTGGTCGCCGGTGCCGATCTGGTCCTCGATTGCGCTGACAGTTTTGCGGCCAGCTATGTCCTGTCGGACCTCTGCCTTGCGCTGCGAAAACCGCTGATCTCGGCTTCGGCGCTTGGCATGTCGGGCTATGTCGGCGGCTTCTGCGGCGGCGCGCCCTCGCTGCGCGCGGTCTTTCCCGACCTGCCCGACAGCCTTGCGACCTGCGCCAGCGCCGGGGTGCTGGGGCCGGTGGTGGGCATGCTGGGGGCGGTTCAGGCGCAGATGGCGCTGGCCGTGGTGCTGGGGCTGCAGCCCTCGCCGCTGGGTCAGATGCTGCGCTTCGAGATGAAAGACTTCCGTACTTCCTCCTTCCGCTTCGACTCTGCCCCCGAACCGGAAGCCGCACCGCACCCCTTCATCGCCGCCTCGGCCCTGCGCCCCGACGATTTCCTGATCGAGCTGCGCGACGCCACCGAAGCCCCCGCCCCCGTCGCCCGCCATGCCCGCCGTCAGTCGGTCGAGGATTTCGGCCCCGCCGGTCCGATCCCTGCCCCCGACCAGCGCGCCGTTTTCACCTGCCGCTCGGGCCTGCGCGCCTGGCGCGCCGCCGACCGCTTGCGCGCCGTCTGGCCGGGCGAGATCGCGCTGCTGGCCAACCCTCAATCCCCTTCCACTGGAGACCCAAGATGA
- a CDS encoding thiamine phosphate synthase, protein MTLPRFYPIFETADWIGRMLPLGVKLVQLRVKDRPDAETRDEIRRAQALCRAAGALLVVNDHWQIAIDEGCDWIHLGQEDLDSADLSAIRAAGIRLGVSTHDEAELARALALTPDYIALGPVWPTILKKMKWHQQGVEKLTEWKARTGGIPLIAIGGLSIDRAPLAFAAGADVVSAVTDITLNPDPEARVRDWLKATA, encoded by the coding sequence ATGACCCTGCCCCGCTTCTATCCGATTTTTGAAACCGCCGACTGGATCGGGCGGATGCTGCCGCTTGGCGTGAAACTGGTGCAGCTTCGGGTCAAGGATCGACCTGACGCCGAGACCCGCGACGAGATCCGCCGGGCGCAGGCCTTGTGCCGCGCGGCGGGGGCGCTGCTGGTCGTCAATGACCACTGGCAGATCGCCATCGACGAGGGCTGCGACTGGATCCATCTCGGGCAGGAGGATCTGGACAGTGCCGACCTCTCGGCCATCCGCGCCGCCGGCATCAGGCTCGGCGTCTCGACCCATGACGAGGCGGAACTGGCCCGCGCGCTGGCGCTGACGCCCGATTACATCGCCCTCGGCCCGGTCTGGCCCACGATCCTGAAGAAGATGAAATGGCACCAGCAGGGCGTTGAAAAACTGACCGAGTGGAAGGCGCGGACCGGTGGCATTCCCCTGATCGCCATTGGCGGGCTCAGCATCGACCGCGCGCCCTTGGCCTTTGCCGCCGGGGCCGATGTTGTCTCGGCCGTGACCGACATCACCCTGAACCCCGACCCCGAGGCACGGGTGCGCGACTGGCTGAAGGCCACGGCATGA
- a CDS encoding thiazole synthase: MPVFYGTTVDSALMLGTAQYPSPAILAEAFRVSQAGIATVSLRREAGGGQAFWDMIAGLGTRILPNTAGCHTVKEAVTTAHMARELFATSWIKLEVIGHADTLQPDVFGLVEAARILTEDGFEVFPYCTEDLTVCGRLLEVGSQVLMPWGAPIGSGLGLNNPYGLRSLRAHFPDVPLVVDAGVGLPSHAAQAMEMGFDAVLLNTAVAKAGDPVGMARAMALAVEAGRAAFEADPMEPRDMAAPSTPVLGKAFLA, encoded by the coding sequence ATGCCGGTCTTCTATGGCACCACGGTCGACAGCGCGCTGATGCTGGGCACGGCGCAATATCCCTCGCCCGCGATCCTGGCCGAAGCCTTCCGCGTCTCGCAGGCGGGCATCGCCACGGTCAGCCTGCGCCGCGAGGCGGGCGGGGGTCAGGCCTTCTGGGACATGATCGCCGGGCTCGGCACGCGCATCCTGCCCAACACCGCCGGCTGCCATACGGTCAAGGAGGCCGTCACCACCGCCCATATGGCGCGGGAACTCTTTGCCACAAGCTGGATCAAGCTCGAGGTCATCGGCCATGCCGACACGCTGCAACCCGATGTTTTCGGACTGGTCGAGGCCGCGCGCATCCTGACCGAGGACGGATTCGAGGTCTTTCCCTATTGCACCGAGGATCTGACGGTCTGCGGACGTTTGCTCGAGGTCGGCAGTCAGGTGCTGATGCCTTGGGGCGCGCCGATCGGCTCGGGTCTGGGGCTGAACAATCCCTATGGCCTGCGCAGCCTGCGGGCGCATTTCCCCGATGTGCCGCTGGTGGTCGATGCCGGGGTCGGCCTGCCGTCCCATGCCGCGCAGGCCATGGAGATGGGCTTTGACGCCGTGCTGTTGAACACCGCCGTCGCCAAGGCCGGCGATCCGGTCGGCATGGCGCGGGCGATGGCACTGGCGGTCGAGGCCGGGCGCGCGGCCTTCGAGGCGGACCCGATGGAGCCGCGCGACATGGCCGCGCCATCCACCCCCGTTCTCGGAAAGGCCTTCCTCGCATGA